A window from Calliopsis andreniformis isolate RMS-2024a chromosome 7, iyCalAndr_principal, whole genome shotgun sequence encodes these proteins:
- the LOC143181888 gene encoding uncharacterized protein LOC143181888 translates to MKETTNIARYLVSQSVSQKKKKKKKKKKKEQRMANNNKGEVQPAQVGRIAKLPSFWREDPELWFSEMEATFSIAQIIHDETTLSYVVDNADPVILPHIADVIRAPPSQDKYKTIKTRILSAFAEAEEVKLRRVLKGLVLGDLKPSHHLQRMRNAAGTQCSDAVLRSLFMEQLPEQTRAILAGNHGPNLTNVSLLADKILELQRHNLIMAASSSTTTGCTACGPAIAALSTKLETLSVELKRFRRRTPSRGRSRSRPREQPNSWCHFYRKFGAKAWSCRPPCAWKTSTEMESEKSRLG, encoded by the exons ATGAAAGAAACGACGAATATAGCGAGATA TCTTGTCAGTCAGTCAGTCagtcaaaaaaagaaaaagaaaaagaagaaaaaaaaaaaagaacaaaggATGGCTAATAACAACAAAGGAGAGGTGCAACCTGCACAAGTAGGCCGCATCGCAAAATTACCATCATTCTGGCGGGAGGACCCCGAATTGTGGTTTAGCGAAATGGAAGCCACATTCTCGATCGCACAGATAATACATGATGAAACGACATTATCGTACGTGGTAGACAATGCCGATCCAGTTATCTTGCCGCACATCGCGGACGTGATCAGGGCACCGCCGTCTCAAGATAAGTACAAGACAATCAAGACGCGCATACTTTCCGCGTTCGCGGAAGCAGAGGAAGTAAAGTTGCGCAGGGTACTAAAAGGCCTGGTACTAGGCGATTTAAAACCATCGCACCACCTGCAGCGAATGAGGAACGCAGCAGGAACACAATGCTCAGACGCAGTCCTGCGATCCCTGTTCATGGAACAGTTGCCAGAACAGACAAGGGCGATCCTGGCTGGTAACCATGGCCCTAACTTGACGAACGTGTCCTTACTCGCCGACAAGATCTTAGAACTGCAGCGCCATAACCTCATCATGGCAGCTTCAAGCTCGACAACCACCGGGTGTACAGCCTGTGGACCGGCGATCGCTGCTCTGTCCACCAAGCTGGAGACATTATCAGTCGAGCTGAAACGATTCCGGAGACGCACCCCGTCAAGAGGCAGATCAAGATCCAGGCCCCGGGAGCAACCAAATAGCTGGTGTCATTTTTACCGCAAGTTTGGTGCCAAGGCATGGAGTTGCAGACCACCGTGTGCTTGGAAAACAAGTACAGAGATGGAAAGCGAGAAAAGTCGTCTGGGATAG